The Alicyclobacillus vulcanalis DNA window GGTGATTGCGCTCGTGTACCGCTTCGCGATTGCACCTACGTACGCCCCGGCTTACGGCAACCTGTTTCTCGAATACGCCGTGGCCATCTACTTATTCCAAATCGCGCTCGCGCCCCTGTACATGCTGCGCCGCATCCTCGGCCTCATCATCACGACGGGCGTGGCGCTCTTCGTGACCTGGATCGCCATCTGGACCATCGAGCGCACCAACAGCGGCGCGTACGGCGTCCAGGCCGTGCAACAGGCGCAGATCCTCGGCCTGTGCATCGCCGGCGCCGCGGCGCTCATCGGCGCGTATTCGTATGCCGTGATGCGATCCCGTCGGCAACTGCGCCGCTTGTTACCGGAAGAAGTGGGCGACGGACCGCATGACCGGCCGACTCGCGACCAGGCCCGCGCGAGCGTTCAAATTCCGCGCTTCGTGCCCGTCTGGCGCCAGCTCTGGCTGTACGCCGTCTACGGCACAGGGTATTTCGCCATGCTGTTTGTCGATCGCGTCGTGGCCGGGATCCATTTCGGCGCCCTTCAGGGCGCATTGCACTACGTCTATCCGCCGACGTATGAGTTGACGACGGATCTCGCGACCCTTGAATTGTTCCCCATGATGGGCTTTGTGTTCTACTTCATGACCGAGCTTTCCGACCGGTTCCTCGGCTGGCTCCGGACGTACCGCGTGACCGAGAGTCGCGGCTTCCACCGCAAGTTGTGCCTGTTTTTTGCGACGCGGGTTGCCATCCTGGCGGCTGTGGGTGTCGCCATTGGGCTCGTGGCGCCGGACATCCTTCTCAAGCTTCCTTCGACGCTCATCGCGCCCATTTTGGTCGCGGGCCCGGCCTACATCGCGGCCTTGCACATCGCAGCCATCGTGTACGGCATCCTGCCGGTCGGCCTGTTCGCGAGCCAGTTCCTGTTCTTTTGGGGCGTCCGGTTTGCATCGGCTTGGGGGGTCTGGGCTGGCACCGCCTTGGGCGGCACCGTCGCCGCCTTGGCCGTTTCGAGGGGAGACGCGTACGCCGTGTACGGCATGGCGGCTGCCATCGGCTGTTTCGTGGCGATCACGCTTATCTTTGGGTTCAGAACCGCCATGAGAGGAGATTTTCACCTGTATGCCAGCCATTGAGTCGTCGAGATCGGGCAGGCTCCCTTATCGGCCGCTGGAACGCGTCTTCCTTCTCGGGTCGCTCATCCTGGCCGCGGGCTTGGTGTCATGGGGGGCCTGGACGGAGCGCAGTCAGCGCGTCGTGCAACCCGTTTTGAGCGGGCCGGCCGGCGCGCTCGCCGTCGAGTCGCCGCCGGTCGTCACGAGTTTTCGCACGCCGTCGCAGCCGGTCCACTCGCTGCAGGGCTCGACCTCCTTGCTTTTGCCGCCTTACTATGGCTGGGAGGCCAACGGCAGCGCGGGCCACGCGCTCGGCTACGTGCAGGTTCGGAACGGGCTGTTAACCGTCGGCGTCCGCGAGGGGACGCCCGAGTTTCGCGGCTACTTTCTGACGACGCGCAACCCATTTCCTTCCGGTTGGTACGCGCACACGTGGGCCGTTTCGCCTCCGGCGGTAGACCAGGGCATCGGGGAACTGGTGTTTGCGGTGCAGACCGCGTCGACGGACCAGACCGGTCTCATCAACTACGTGTTTGTCTCCTTGGTGACGACGCGGTTCCACGGCAAGATGCGCTCCACGTGGGAAGTCGGCTACGCCTACGGTTACGAGCGAAACGCGCACAGCGTCATTCTGAAGAAGCTGCCGGAAAGCGCCGTTTCACCCGTGGACGGCAAGTATCACATCGTGGTGTGGACCAATGGATCGACGGGGTATCGCGCGTGGATCAACGGGCAAGAGGTGTACGCGTCCAACACCTTGCACATGCAGATTGCGCCTCCGCTCGACGCGTACCTCGAGGTGCAGGAAAAGGGGACGGCATACGCAGTTCAGTATCAGACGTTTGCCGCGGTTCCCGGAGACGGCGTGACGGTGCGAGGGTTGCCGGAGGGCGCCACAGTCCATTGGGGAGGGCATTCGTACACGCCCAAAAACGGCGTCTGCGTGCTTCCGCTTCCCGCAGCCGTCGGGGAGAGGCAGGGGCAGCTCACCATTCAGGCCAACGATAGGGAGACATCCGGCACCATCCAGCTGTGGGCAGGCGAAGTGCTGCAGTATGAGCCGAGCTGATGCGCGGGCTTGGCGGTCCCGCCGCAGTCGATCCGGCCGCAGTCGATCCGGCCACAGTCGATCCGGCCGCAGTCGATCCGGCCGCAGTCGATCCGGCCGCAGTCGATCCGGCCGCAAGGCCGCGATGGCGCCGCGGCGTTGACCCGGGTAGCCTGAGCCGCGCGCGAGTGCGACCCGTTTTCGCCGTGTGACCGCCTCATTTACCAGGCGCTGTCCGGGCTCTGAGGCGGGTTCGCTTCAGCGGCGCCGTGCGCGCCTGGCCCCTGGCCCACTTCTCTCGCACTCGCCGCCCGTTCCGCCTCCATGCTCTGCACCTTGGCCTCAAGCTCTGCGATGTGGCGGTTACGAGCCCGAATCTCCCCGCGCAGGCGCCACGCGTGGATGGACCAGAGAATCGCCATGAGCACCATGCCGAGCAGGACAGAAAGCAGAATGACGAGGACCAGATTGACGCGTTCTCGGGCAAACACGAAATTGACCGACACATCGCTGGAATTTGCCAGCGTGAAGACGACGATCACGACCGCAAACACCACGGCACCAAGCACTTTCCACCGCATCGGGCCACCTCCTCGCTGGTTATTCGAAGTATACCATGCAGGGCATCCGCGCATGTAGAACTTGACAACGCCTTCCGCAAGCGCAACGCTGAAGGCGTGAACCCAGGGTCTCCTGGACAACCCATGTCTGCAGAGGAGGACGACCATGCCTCACGTGTTTCGGCCCGAACACGCCATGCGACTGCTCTCCGAAGAACGGCAACGCCTGCTTCCTGCGGCGCGCGTCCTGGATGCGCTCGACTTGAGGGCGCCATGCGACGCGGTCGACATCGGCGCGGGCCCGGGCTACTTTGCCCTGCCCCTCGCTCGCTTGGCGCAAGGGAAGGTGTACGCGGTCGACCTGTCGCCCGAGATGCTCGACATGTTGCGCCAGCGAGCCGCGGACGAGGGCGTGTCTGTCGAGGCGGTGCAAGGCTCCGCCGACCGCCTGCCGCTAGAAGACCACGCTGTCGATCGCGCCCTCATGGCGTTTGTGTTGCACGAGGTGCCGGATCGCGAACAGGCCGTGCGCGAGGTGTATCGCGTGCTTCGGCCCGGTGGTCGCTTTTTGCTGCTCGAGTGGGACAAGCGGCCGATGGAGATGGGGCCACCTGTGGAAGAGAGGCTGTCCGTCGAGGCGTGCGAGGCGATGCTCACTTCTTCGGGGTTCCGCGTGTTGCACCGCATCTACCCGAATGACGTGCATTACGGCCTCGTGGCGGAACGCGGAGCGTGATGCGCAACGCGCCAGTGGCCACGCGGCATGTCACAGGGCGGGGGCTTCGCTCCCGCGCGCCCGGCCAACAAATACCCAAATTTTCATGGAATTACACAACTTTTCGCCGGCGCGTGGTATACTGGGGTCAGCGAAGCCTGACGCCCTACGTCGCTGTATGGCCATCTCAACGAGGAGAATGGAGTGGAAGGCGATGAGCGACAACGAGAGGCCCTGGAAACAGGGAGACGAGAAGCGCGTGGTGTTGAGCGGTCACAGGAGACCCCCTCATCCCCAGGCGATTGACCGCGGGCCGGTGACCGCCGGCGAGCGCGTGTCGGTGACGGTCGTCCTGCGCCGCGCACGCGACGAGGAGCTCAAGTCGCGCGTGCACAGCGAGTCGCAACAACGCCCACACGCCCGCCATCACCTGGATCGTGAGGCGTTTGCGGAGCAACACGGCGCATCCCTCGACGATTTCGCAGAGCTTCGGCGGTTTGCGGACGCGCACGGCCTCACGCTGGAGCGGACCCATCAGGCCGCGGGTCTCGCGGTCCTCTCCGGTTCCGTCGACGCGGTGAACCAAGCGTTTGGCGTCGAACTGCGGCAGTTCGACCATCCGGGCGGATCGTACCGGAGCTATGTCGGCGAGGTGAGCTTGCCCGCCTCCATCGCGTCCATCGTCGAAGCGGTCCTGGGGCTTGACACGCGCCCCGTTGCCCGGCCGCACTTTCGGCTAAGAAGGGCAGAACCCGGCGAGGCCGAGGGTTTTGCGGCGCGATCGCAGGCGAGTTCCGGGGCATACACGCCGCTCGAGGTCGCGCAGGCGTATCAATTCCCGGAAGGGCTCGACGGGTCGGGCCAGTGCATAGCCATCATCGAGCTGGGCGGCGGATACGACGAGCAGTCCCTCGCCGAATACTTTGCGTCCCTTGGCGTGCCCGCGCCGCAGGTGGTGAGCGTGTCTGTGGACGGCGCCACCAACCAGCCGACGGGAGATCCGAGCGGCCCGGACGGCGAGGTCGAGCTCGACATTGAGGTCGCGGGTGCCCTCGCGCCAGGGGCGACGCTCGCCGTGTACTTCGCGCCGAACACGGACGCCGGCTTCCTCGACGCCATCACCACCGCCGTGCACGATCCGACGCACAAGCCGTCGATTGTGTCCATCAGTTGGGGCGGCC harbors:
- a CDS encoding LapA family protein; the protein is MRWKVLGAVVFAVVIVVFTLANSSDVSVNFVFARERVNLVLVILLSVLLGMVLMAILWSIHAWRLRGEIRARNRHIAELEAKVQSMEAERAASAREVGQGPGAHGAAEANPPQSPDSAW
- a CDS encoding class I SAM-dependent methyltransferase — its product is MPHVFRPEHAMRLLSEERQRLLPAARVLDALDLRAPCDAVDIGAGPGYFALPLARLAQGKVYAVDLSPEMLDMLRQRAADEGVSVEAVQGSADRLPLEDHAVDRALMAFVLHEVPDREQAVREVYRVLRPGGRFLLLEWDKRPMEMGPPVEERLSVEACEAMLTSSGFRVLHRIYPNDVHYGLVAERGA
- a CDS encoding S53 family peptidase — encoded protein: MSDNERPWKQGDEKRVVLSGHRRPPHPQAIDRGPVTAGERVSVTVVLRRARDEELKSRVHSESQQRPHARHHLDREAFAEQHGASLDDFAELRRFADAHGLTLERTHQAAGLAVLSGSVDAVNQAFGVELRQFDHPGGSYRSYVGEVSLPASIASIVEAVLGLDTRPVARPHFRLRRAEPGEAEGFAARSQASSGAYTPLEVAQAYQFPEGLDGSGQCIAIIELGGGYDEQSLAEYFASLGVPAPQVVSVSVDGATNQPTGDPSGPDGEVELDIEVAGALAPGATLAVYFAPNTDAGFLDAITTAVHDPTHKPSIVSISWGGPEDSWSSASLSAMNRAFLDAAALGVTVLAAAGDSGSTDGEQDGLYHVDFPAASPYVLACGGTRLVANGGTLERETVWNDGADGGATGGGVSQVFPLPSWQEGANVPPSANPGGGSGRGVPDVAGNADPATGYEVVIDGQTTVIGGTSAVAPLFAALVARLNQKLGKPVGYLNPTLYALPQADVFHDITQGNNDIANQARIYQAGPGWDACTGLGSPIGVKLLQALAPQGATPEA